DNA from Herpetosiphonaceae bacterium:
CCAAGGTGCATCCGGCGGCGCAGGCAGCGCTCAAGCTGCTCAACGTCCAGTCGGCGCGTGATCTGGCCGAGGTCTGTGTCTGCGCGGGCCTGGCCTCCAACATCGCCGCAATGCGCGCCCTGGCGACCGAGGGGATTCAGCAGGGTCATATGGCGCTCCACGCGCGGCAGATTGCCATGAGCGCGGGCGCGACCGGCGCGCTGGTCGATCTGGTTGCCGAGCAGATGGTTCGTGAGCGCAACATCAAACCGGCGCGAGCCAGCGAGCTGCTCAAGGAGATGACCGACGTTTTCGTCTAAATCAGCCTCCGAAACGAATCAGCGGACGTGTCGATTGACACGTCCGCTTTGTATTTGCCGCACGTGCAGCTTATGGCCGGAGGTACCAGCGCTCGACGTTCCACAGGTAGCGCGGCGTATCGAGCGGGATCGCGCCGTCCTCGCTGGTCACACGCTCGTTCAGCAGCACGGCGATACGGTCGGACCACAGCAGCAGGTAGGGATGCTCGCGCGCCAGAATCGTCTGGATCGTCTGAATCGCCTGGGCGCGGGCGGCAGGATCGTAGCTGGCGCGCGCCTGCTCTGCGGCCTGATCGTACTCGGCGTTGCTGAAGCCGCCTACGTTACGCAGGCCGGTGCGTGGATCGCCCTGGCCGCGCCAGACGCGCGACGAGTGGAAGAGCGTAAAGTCGTCGGGATCGTAGAAGCGATAGCTGGCAAAGCCCGCCGAGTTGGGCGCGTTGACCCAGCTGCCGAGCAGCAGATCGAAATCGTAGGGCGGCGCGAGCTTGGTCAGGATCACCGTGTCGAAGTTGGCCGGCGTTACCTCAAGCCGCATACCGATCGCCTCAGCCGCCTGGGCGATGCGCAGCGCCGCCGCCAGCCGACGCTGGTCGTCGCCGCGCACCCACAGCTTGGCGGACAGCGCCCTGCCGTCCTTCTGCCGCACGCCATCCGGCCCGGCGGTCCAGCCCGCCTCATCCAGCAGGCGGCGGGCCTCGTCTACGTTGTGTGAGGGAAGCGACAGATCGGCGGGATAAGCCCACGCTGTCTTGGAGAGTGTGGTCGCGATCGGCTCGCCGCGCCCTTGGGTTACATCCGCCACCAGCGCCTCGACATCGACGGCGCGAGACAGCGCCTCACGCAGCCGCATATCCGAGAAGAGGTGATCGGGACGGACGTTGAACACAACTCCATACCAGCCATGCTCCTGGTACGCGCCGCTGCGCAGGCTGTCGGGCGTGGCAGTGCCGGAGAACGGCTGCGTCGCGTCGGGAAACTCGCCGGCGAGCAACTGCTCGTCGCTCAGCGCATCGGCGGCGACAGTAGCGGCGGGCGCGACGACCAGCGCCACCTGCTCCAGATTGGGCGCGCCTCGGAAGAAGTTGGCATTGCGCACAAACGCGATCGACTGATTGGGCTCGCGCCTGTCGAGTGCGAACGGGCCGCTGCCGATCGGCACATCCCAGAAGTTGAGCTGGCTGATCTGCTCCGGGGTGCGGCTTTGCAGCCGGTGCCGGGGCAAAATCGGGACGGCTAGCTCGCTCAGCAGCGGCGCGTACGGCTGCGTCAGCGATACCACGACGGTCTGGGTGATCGGCGAGCGGACCTGCCCGATGTGCGCGCGCAGATCGGCGAGCAGCGCGTTGGTCGGCGTGATCGTGCGCAGCATATTCAGCGTCCACAGCACATCGTCCGAGGTCAGCGGTCGCTCGTCGTGCCAGGTAACGCCGCTGCGGATCGTAAAGGTGATCAGGCCGCCGTCGGGCGAGATTTCCCATTTCTCCGCCAGATCGGGCTGCGGCTGGAGCTGCGCGTCGAGACGAACCAGGCCGTTATACATCAGATCGGCGGCGTATTCTTCGCCCCGGCTGCGCAGATCCCAGGGCTTGAGATCGGGAATATCCGCTTGAATTCGCAGCGTGAGCGCGCCGCCCTGGGGCACGCTCGGCGTGGGCGATGCCTCCGGGCGGCGCGGCGTGGTATCGGCGGTGGTTGTCCCGGTGGTTGTCGCCGCTGGCGTCTGCTCCTCAGGCATCGGCGTTACGGGCGATCTAAAATCACAGCCGGTCAGCAGCGCCAGCACCAGCAGCGTCAGGCCACAGGCGACGACAAAGGCGCGACGTAGTTCGATCATAGCTCTGCTTTCTCGTGTATTGCTCCCAAAAGTGTATGATACAACGCTTCGTGCCGCTCCGCGATGCCGGGCCAGCCGAAAGCGGCGGCTACGACACGCGCGCCGGTTGCCATCCTGGCCTGAAGCGCGCGATCCGCTGCCAGTCGCTCGATCGCCGCCCGTAGCAGGACAGCATCGGCCTTCGGCAGCACCAGCGCATGAGCACCGTCCTCCAATGGCGGATCGAGCGGCGT
Protein-coding regions in this window:
- a CDS encoding peptide ABC transporter substrate-binding protein, with translation MIELRRAFVVACGLTLLVLALLTGCDFRSPVTPMPEEQTPAATTTGTTTADTTPRRPEASPTPSVPQGGALTLRIQADIPDLKPWDLRSRGEEYAADLMYNGLVRLDAQLQPQPDLAEKWEISPDGGLITFTIRSGVTWHDERPLTSDDVLWTLNMLRTITPTNALLADLRAHIGQVRSPITQTVVVSLTQPYAPLLSELAVPILPRHRLQSRTPEQISQLNFWDVPIGSGPFALDRREPNQSIAFVRNANFFRGAPNLEQVALVVAPAATVAADALSDEQLLAGEFPDATQPFSGTATPDSLRSGAYQEHGWYGVVFNVRPDHLFSDMRLREALSRAVDVEALVADVTQGRGEPIATTLSKTAWAYPADLSLPSHNVDEARRLLDEAGWTAGPDGVRQKDGRALSAKLWVRGDDQRRLAAALRIAQAAEAIGMRLEVTPANFDTVILTKLAPPYDFDLLLGSWVNAPNSAGFASYRFYDPDDFTLFHSSRVWRGQGDPRTGLRNVGGFSNAEYDQAAEQARASYDPAARAQAIQTIQTILAREHPYLLLWSDRIAVLLNERVTSEDGAIPLDTPRYLWNVERWYLRP